Genomic window (Dyadobacter fanqingshengii):
TCTCGGCTGTGCCATCTTTTGAAGGTATTATTGTGGATTACCGACCCACCGTTTATATTCTACCCTTAGTTCAATAGGAACCAAGAATTACAAAATATTTCCTGTCTTTTTCGAAAAACGCTGAAGTTTACCTTTATCATCAGCCTTACGACCAGTTCTAGTTGCTTCACCAGTTTTAGGATCAACCACCATTAGATTACTAATGTGTATTGCACCTTCGCGCTTTTCAATGCTTCCTTGTGGAGTTTGTGCATTAGGTTTAA
Coding sequences:
- the rplX gene encoding 50S ribosomal protein L24, translated to MESKNKKAPAKLHIRSGDTVKVISGNAKGETGVIKKVDIEKLRAVVEGVNMITKHVKPNAQTPQGSIEKREGAIHISNLMVVDPKTGEATRTGRKADDKGKLQRFSKKTGNIL